The Clostridia bacterium DNA window GTTTGTAAACTGTGAAAGTCTTACCGACATATATTACGCCGGCACGGCGGAGCAGTGGGGGAGCGTAAGCGTAGGCAGATCAAACATTTACCTAACGGGCGCCGAGATCCACTATAACAGCGCAGAATAGCGCGCAGATACAAGAGAAAGAAACGCCGCAGACGCGGCGTTTCTTTCATTTTTGGATGAGAGTGCGGATTGCCACGGCCTCTGCGAGGCCTCCGGGTGACCTACGGGGGAAGTGCTCCCACCGGAAGCGGGCTTTTTCTAAAAAGCAACTTATTTAATGCCGCCCACAACCAACGGGCACCAAAGACATGGAGCGGCTCGGCCGCGGAACACCAGTGGGGAAGGAAGTATCTAGAATGATGAGTGCTGTAAGTCGGCCCTAAAAAGGGGGTCCGGGGGAAAGCGACTATTAGGACTGCACTAAGTTTGCCCTTCGCTGCCGCGCAACTCCCCTTGCCGCGTCCCCCGGCGGTTTTGGTACTTTTCCCGTGAAAAGTACCGCCCGCCGCGTAGGCGAAAAAAATCTTAAAAGCGCCAGCTTTTAAAAAATTGTCCTTGCTTTTAAGCAAGAAAAAGAATTCTTGAAAAGGAGTATTAGAACCTTGGTTCTAAAATTTGGTTCTTGCTTTTAAGCAAGGAAAGTATATTGAAAGGGAGGTATAGAACGCAGTTCTAATGGACCGCCCCGCCTCGCGGCGGGCTTCCCCCACTGTCATTGTCGAGGAGCTAAGCGACGAAGAATCTTATTGCAGAAAGATCCTTCGCTTCGCTCAGGATGACAAAGGGGGGCGCTTCGGGTGACCGGTGGGGCGAACCGCCCCGCCGACGGGGGTGAACCGTCGTCAAAAAGGCTTATAATGCCGAATTCGCGGGCGCTTGATTATATGTTTTATCTAAAAAAAATAAGCCTTGGGCTTTTGCTTGAAAATATCACCGCAATAGTATAAAATCAATATGTATGGACAGGTTAAAAGAATATGACTCGAAGAAGGAGGTCATAAAATGAGAAAAACGAAGATAGTCGCGACGCTCGGCCCCGCGACCGACGACGAGGGCGTGCTTCGAAGCATGATACTTTCGGGCGTGAACGTAGTGCGCCTTAATTTTTCGCACGGCTCGCACGAGGAGCATAAAAGGCGCATCGACATGGCGAAGAAGTTAAGAGGCGAGCTTGATACGCCGCTTGCGATACTTCTCGATACAAAGGGGCCCGAGATACGCATAGGCACGTTTAAGGACGGCGGCGCAGTAACGCTTCGGGCCGGCGACGAGTTTACGCTTACTACGAAGGAATGCGAGGGCAGCGCCGAACGCGTTTCGGTTTCTTTTTCGGGGATAACGAAGGCCGTTTCTCCCGGCAGCCGCATACTTATAGACGACGGACTTATAGAGCTTTGCGTAAAAGAGACGGGAGACGAAGAAGTAAGATGCGAGGTACTAAACGGCGGCGCGCTTTCGGGAAGAAAAAGCGTTAATCTGCCCGGAGTAAGCTTAGACATGCCGTATATAAGCGAACGCGACAGAAGCGATATACTCTTTGCCGTACATGAGGACGTTGATTTTATCGCCGCCTCGTTCGTGCGAAGCGCGATGGACGTGCTTGAGGTGAGAAACATCCTCGATTCGAACGGCGGCAAGCAGATAAAGATAATCTCGAAGATAGAGAGCGCGCAGGGCGTTGAGAATACGGACGCCATATTAAAGGTGTCGGACGGCATAATGGTGGCGCGCGGAGACCTGGGCGTAGAGCTTTCCTTTGAGAAGATACCGCCGCTTCAGAAAATGATAATAAAAAAGTGCCTCTCGCAGGGCAAATTTGTAATAACGGCTACTCAGATGCTCGAATCGATGACGAAAAACCCGCGCCCCACGCGCGCCGAGGCGGCCGACGTTGCAAACGCCGTATACGACGGCACGAGCGCCGTTATGCTGTCGGGCGAGTCGGCGGTGGGAAAGTATCCCGTTGAGGCCGTGAAAACGCTTGTAAAAATAGCCGAAACGACGGAAAACGACATAAATTACCAGAACCGCTTTCGCGCTCTTGACAACAACATGATAAAGAGCATAACGAACGCCATAAGCCACGCCACATGCCAAACGGCCTACGACGTGGGAGCAAAGGCGGTGATAACGCATACGAAGTCGGGCTTTACGGCTATGGCGATAGCGAAATACCGCCCGACGTGCCCCATAGTTGCGACGACCGTTTCCGAAAAGGTGAAAAATCAGCTTGCTCTCTGCTGGGGAGTATACGCCGTTATGATAGAAAAGAAGCATACTACAGACGAGCTTTTCGACGAGTCGGTAAAATGCGTTAAAGAAAGAGGTCTTATCCGCGACGGCGATATAGTAGTCATCACGGCGGGAGTGCCCTTAAATATCTCCGGCACGACGAATATCTTAAAGGTGCAGACGGTGGGCGACGTGCTGATAGCAGGCAGGGGCATATCAAACGTGAACGCCTGCGGCGAGGTGCGCGTTTGCCGAAATTTCGGCGACGCCCAAAAGAACTTCCGCGACGGCGAGATACTTGTGGTGTCGTCCACGTCGATAGAATACTTAAATCTTTTCAAGCGCGCCCGCGCCATTATAACCGAGGAGGAGGGAATGTCGTCTCACGCGGCGATAGCGGGCCTTATGCTGGATATCCCCGTTGTAACGGGCGCGAAAGGCGCGTGCGACATATTGAAGGACGGCATGACCGTAACGATAGACGGCGACAAGGGCCTTGTATATCAGGGCGTCGCCACGGTGCTGTAAGAAGCAAAATATATTTTTTTGGAGGGAACAATGAAGACTATAGCGATAGTTATGGGCAGCGACAGCGATCTGCCCGTTGTGAAAAAATCGGTAAAGATCTTAAAAAAATTTGACGTGCCCTTTACGGTGCACGTCATTTCCGCGCACAGAACGCCCGACGAGGCAAAGACTTTTGCACAGAGCGCGAAGGACGACGGCGTAGGCGTTATAATCGCCGCGGCCGGCAAGGCGGCGCATCTGGGCGGCGTTATCGCGGCTTATACGCCGCTTCCCGTTATAGGGCTTCCGATAAAGTCTTCGACTTTGGACGGGCTCGATTCGCTTCTTTCGATAGTGCAGATGCCAAAGGGCGTGCCCGTGGCTACGGTAGCCATAGACGGCGCCGAGAACGCGGCGCTCCTCGCCGTGCAGATGCTCGCGCTTTCGGACGAGGCGCTTATGGCGAAGCTTATAGCGTATAAAGAGGAAATGAGACAGGAAGTAATAAATAAAGATAAAACTATTATGAAAAGGGTGGTAGAAAGTGATGACTAAGGGCAAGATGTTATACGAGGGCAAGGCAAAGCGCGTTTACGACTGCGCTGAAAACGCCGATTACGCTATTGTTTCCTACAAGGACGACGCGACTGCGTTCAACGGCCTTAAAAAGGGAACGATACACGACAAGGGCATAGTAAACAACCGCGTTACGAATCATCTGATGAAGATGCTTGAAGAAAACGGCATACCCACTCATTACATAGAGGAGCTTAACGACCGCGAGACAGTCGTAAGAAAGGTAAAGATAGTGCCGCTTGAGGTAATAGTGAGAAACATCGCCTCCGGCAGCCTTTCGAAGAGGCTGGGACTTCCCGAGGGAACGAAGCTTGCGTCCACCGTTTTGGAATACTGCTATAAGGACGACGCGCTCGGCGACCCCATGGTAAACGAATACCATATCGCGGCCATAAATTTGGCGACGAAGGACGAGGTAAAGACTATTGCCGACTATGCCTTTCGCATAAACGACATACTCTCAGCGTATCTTAAAAAGTCGAATATAGAGCTTATCGACTTTAAGCTCGAATTCGGCAAGACCCCCGACGGAAAGATAGTGCTTGCGGACGAGATATCGCCCGACACCTGCAGATTTTGGGACACCGTTACGCATGAGAAGCTTGACAAGGACAGATTCAGACAGGACCTTGGGAACGTAGAGGGCGCGTATCAGGAGATACTAAGACGCCTTATGGGAGATAAATGATATACGCTTTAAGGGGCGGCGCGCGCCGACCTTTGGGATGTATTTACATTTGGTTTTACGAAACGGTTTGATTTTACGACACGATCATGTTTAGGAGGAGATCTTTTGAGTAAAAGTTTTTCTGACAGTTACAAAGCCGCAGGCGTTGACGTGGTTGCGGGATATAAGTCTGTTGAGCTTATAAAAAAGCACGTTGCAAAGACGCATATAGGCGGCGTTATGTCCGCTATAGGCGGATTCGGCGGCCTTTTCGAGCTTGATACGAATGAATTCAAGCATCCCGTGCTCGTTTCCGGCACGGACGGCGTGGGCACGAAGCTGAAGCTTGCCTTTATTATGGACAAGCACGACACCGTAGGCATAGACTGCGTGGCCATGTGCGTAAACGACATCGTATGCTCCGGCGCAAAGCCGCTTATATTCCTCGATTACATAGCGGTGGGCAAAAACGTGCCCGAAAAGATAGAAAAGATAGTCTCCGGCGTGGCCGACGGCTGCGTTATGGCGGGCTGCGCCCTTATCGGCGGCGAAACGGCGGAGATGCCGGGCTTTTACAGCGCCGACGAATACGACATCGCGGGATTTTCCGTGGGAGCCGTTGACAAAGAGAAGATAATCGACTCAAGCGCGCAAGAAGCGGGCGACGTGCTTATAGGCCTTCAGTCGTCGGGCGTTCATTCAAACGGCTATTCTCTCGTGAGAAAGGTGTTTGAAATGACCGAAAAGAGCCTTAAAAGACCGCTTTCGGAGTACGGCGGCAAAACGCTCGGCGAGGTGCTTTTAACCCCCACGAAGATATATGTTAAGCCGATACTTTCGCTTATGAACGAGGTCAAAGTAAAATCGGTATGCCACGTTACGGGCGGCGGCTTTTACGAAAATATACCGAGGATGATTAAAGACGGCTTATGCGCGCGCATAGAAAAGGCGAAGGCGCCCGTACTGCCCATTTTCGATATTATCATGCGCGAGGGAAATATCCCCGAGCGCGACATGTACAATACGTTCAACATGGGAATAGGCATGGTAGTAGCCGTTTCGAAAGATGAGTGCGACAAGGCGCTTAAAATTCTTAAAGACTGCGGCGAGACGCCTTACGTTATAGGCGAGATAACAGAGGGCAACGATAAGATAGAGCTTATCTGAAAGAGGAGCGTATGAAAAAAAAGAGGATAGCCGTGCTCGTGTCGGGCGGCGGCACGAACCTTCAGAAGATAATAGACGCCGCGGAGTGCGGCGCGATAAAAAACGGCGAGATAGCCGTTGTCGTATCAACGTCGAAAAAGGCGTATGCGCTTGAGCGCGCAAAAAAGCATAAAATCAAGAGCGAGATAATAGCGCGCTCCGAATATCCCACAGACGAGGAGTGCGACGCGCGCCTTTTGTCGGTCCTTACGGAGAACGACATAGACCTTATAGTCCTTGCGGGATATTTAAGGATAATCACGCCCGAGGTGATAAGGCGTTATGAAAACAGGATAATAAACGTGCATCCGTCGCTCATACCGTCGTTTTGCGGAGAGGGCTTTTACGGGCTTAAGGTCCACGAGGCGGCGCTCTCCTACGGCGTAAAGGTGACGGGAGCTACCGTCCATTTCGTAAACGAGGTGACGGACGGCGGCGCAGTGATACTTCAGAAGGCGGTAAGCGTGGAAGCGGGCGACACGCCCGAAACGCTGCAGCGGCGCGTTATGGAAGAGGCCGAGTGGATACTTTTACCTTTGGCGGTCGATCTTTTTTGCAGCGACAGGATAGAGATAGACGGCAGACGCGTAACTATAAAACAGGAGGAATAAGAGATGAAAAAGCGTGCGATAATCAGCGTTTCAGACAAAACGGGCGCAGCCGAGTTCGCAAAGGGGCTTTATGAGCTTGGCTATGAGATAGTATCGACGGGAGGAACGCATAAGGTAATAGAGGCGGCGGGCGTGCCCGTTGTGGGCATAAGCGACGTTACGGGCTTTCCCGAATGTCTCGACGGCCGCGTAAAGACTATGCATCCCAACATTAGCGCGGGCATTCTTGCGATGAGAAAGAATCCCGAGCATATGCGGCAGCTGGAAGAGCTTGGCATTAATACGATAGATATAGTCGTTATAAATCTTTATCCCTTCAAGGCGACCATCTTAAAAGAGGGCACTACGTTTGAGGAGGCCATAGAGAATATAGACATCGGCGGCCCCACGATGATAAGGGCGGCCGCAAAGAACTGGCAGGACGTTGCCGTGCTTACAGACGCGCGCGATTACGATACGGTGCTTTCGCAGCTTCGCGAAAACGGCGAGGTATCGCTTGAAACTAAGCGTTATCTTGCGGCAAAGGTGTTTGAGCATACGAGCCATTACGACACGCTTATTTCAAATTACTTAAAGAAGCAGCTTTCTGACGACAGCTTCCCCGAGCTTCTTACGCTTACTTACGAAAAGGCGCAAGAGATGCGCTACGGCGAGAACCCGCATCAAAAGGCGGCCTTCTATAAGGAAGTGGGATACCCGAAAAATTCCATTGCGGCGGCCGTTCAGCATCACGGCAAGGAGCTTTCGTATAACAATATAAGCGACGCTTCGGCGGCGGTAGAGCTTGTAAAAGAGTTCGCCGAGCCGTGCGCCGTTGCCGTAAAGCATGCAAATCCCTGCGGAGTGGGATTGGGCGAGACGATAGCCGAGGCGTATAAGAACGCATACGAGGCGGACCCCGTTTCCATCTTCGGCGGCATACTTGCATTAAACCGCGAGGTGGACGAAGAGACTGCACGCGAGGCGGCGAAGATATTCCTTGAGATAATCATAGCACCGTCGTATACGAAGGAGGCTATGGACATACTCACCGCGAAGAAGAACCTGCGCATTATGGAGCTTCCCGCTATAACAGAGAAGACTGCGCCCGGCACGCTTGAAACGAAGAAGGTATCGGGCGGACTTCTCATACAGAGCGCCGACACGGAAATATATAACGACGACGATCTTAAGGTAGTAACGAAGGCGCAGCCGACGCCCGAACAGCTTTCACAGATGAAGTTTGCCATGAAGATAGTAAAGCACACGAAGTCAAACGCCATCGTGCTCGTCAAGGGTAATAGAAGCGCGGGCGTAGGTCCGGGACAAACGAACCGCATAACGTCTTTGGGCATAGCCATAGATTACGCCGGAGAGAACGCAAAGGGCTCCGTTATGGCGTCCGACGCCTTTTTCCCGTTCGACGACTGCGTTGAAGCGGCGCACAAGGCGGGCGTTGCGGCAATAATCCAGCCCGGCGGCTCGATACGCGACGCCGATTCCATAAAGAAGT harbors:
- the purH gene encoding bifunctional phosphoribosylaminoimidazolecarboxamide formyltransferase/IMP cyclohydrolase, which encodes MKKRAIISVSDKTGAAEFAKGLYELGYEIVSTGGTHKVIEAAGVPVVGISDVTGFPECLDGRVKTMHPNISAGILAMRKNPEHMRQLEELGINTIDIVVINLYPFKATILKEGTTFEEAIENIDIGGPTMIRAAAKNWQDVAVLTDARDYDTVLSQLRENGEVSLETKRYLAAKVFEHTSHYDTLISNYLKKQLSDDSFPELLTLTYEKAQEMRYGENPHQKAAFYKEVGYPKNSIAAAVQHHGKELSYNNISDASAAVELVKEFAEPCAVAVKHANPCGVGLGETIAEAYKNAYEADPVSIFGGILALNREVDEETAREAAKIFLEIIIAPSYTKEAMDILTAKKNLRIMELPAITEKTAPGTLETKKVSGGLLIQSADTEIYNDDDLKVVTKAQPTPEQLSQMKFAMKIVKHTKSNAIVLVKGNRSAGVGPGQTNRITSLGIAIDYAGENAKGSVMASDAFFPFDDCVEAAHKAGVAAIIQPGGSIRDADSIKKCDEYGIPMVFTGMRHFKH
- a CDS encoding phosphoribosylaminoimidazolesuccinocarboxamide synthase — its product is MTKGKMLYEGKAKRVYDCAENADYAIVSYKDDATAFNGLKKGTIHDKGIVNNRVTNHLMKMLEENGIPTHYIEELNDRETVVRKVKIVPLEVIVRNIASGSLSKRLGLPEGTKLASTVLEYCYKDDALGDPMVNEYHIAAINLATKDEVKTIADYAFRINDILSAYLKKSNIELIDFKLEFGKTPDGKIVLADEISPDTCRFWDTVTHEKLDKDRFRQDLGNVEGAYQEILRRLMGDK
- the purE gene encoding 5-(carboxyamino)imidazole ribonucleotide mutase; translated protein: MKTIAIVMGSDSDLPVVKKSVKILKKFDVPFTVHVISAHRTPDEAKTFAQSAKDDGVGVIIAAAGKAAHLGGVIAAYTPLPVIGLPIKSSTLDGLDSLLSIVQMPKGVPVATVAIDGAENAALLAVQMLALSDEALMAKLIAYKEEMRQEVINKDKTIMKRVVESDD
- the pyk gene encoding pyruvate kinase; translation: MRKTKIVATLGPATDDEGVLRSMILSGVNVVRLNFSHGSHEEHKRRIDMAKKLRGELDTPLAILLDTKGPEIRIGTFKDGGAVTLRAGDEFTLTTKECEGSAERVSVSFSGITKAVSPGSRILIDDGLIELCVKETGDEEVRCEVLNGGALSGRKSVNLPGVSLDMPYISERDRSDILFAVHEDVDFIAASFVRSAMDVLEVRNILDSNGGKQIKIISKIESAQGVENTDAILKVSDGIMVARGDLGVELSFEKIPPLQKMIIKKCLSQGKFVITATQMLESMTKNPRPTRAEAADVANAVYDGTSAVMLSGESAVGKYPVEAVKTLVKIAETTENDINYQNRFRALDNNMIKSITNAISHATCQTAYDVGAKAVITHTKSGFTAMAIAKYRPTCPIVATTVSEKVKNQLALCWGVYAVMIEKKHTTDELFDESVKCVKERGLIRDGDIVVITAGVPLNISGTTNILKVQTVGDVLIAGRGISNVNACGEVRVCRNFGDAQKNFRDGEILVVSSTSIEYLNLFKRARAIITEEEGMSSHAAIAGLMLDIPVVTGAKGACDILKDGMTVTIDGDKGLVYQGVATVL
- a CDS encoding phosphoribosylformylglycinamidine cyclo-ligase, with protein sequence MSKSFSDSYKAAGVDVVAGYKSVELIKKHVAKTHIGGVMSAIGGFGGLFELDTNEFKHPVLVSGTDGVGTKLKLAFIMDKHDTVGIDCVAMCVNDIVCSGAKPLIFLDYIAVGKNVPEKIEKIVSGVADGCVMAGCALIGGETAEMPGFYSADEYDIAGFSVGAVDKEKIIDSSAQEAGDVLIGLQSSGVHSNGYSLVRKVFEMTEKSLKRPLSEYGGKTLGEVLLTPTKIYVKPILSLMNEVKVKSVCHVTGGGFYENIPRMIKDGLCARIEKAKAPVLPIFDIIMREGNIPERDMYNTFNMGIGMVVAVSKDECDKALKILKDCGETPYVIGEITEGNDKIELI
- a CDS encoding phosphoribosylglycinamide formyltransferase, which encodes MKKKRIAVLVSGGGTNLQKIIDAAECGAIKNGEIAVVVSTSKKAYALERAKKHKIKSEIIARSEYPTDEECDARLLSVLTENDIDLIVLAGYLRIITPEVIRRYENRIINVHPSLIPSFCGEGFYGLKVHEAALSYGVKVTGATVHFVNEVTDGGAVILQKAVSVEAGDTPETLQRRVMEEAEWILLPLAVDLFCSDRIEIDGRRVTIKQEE